From Phycodurus eques isolate BA_2022a chromosome 20, UOR_Pequ_1.1, whole genome shotgun sequence, a single genomic window includes:
- the znf865 gene encoding zinc finger protein 865, translated as MFQFSKYPMEILEMLSGHQAHQFKGLGLERQLSHQQQVQLQHQQVQLQQQHQSPADTSGGLLSGLGLGTLPASRSNAFADSSSLFAKMGAPPPSISHQSQSSSSSSSSSSTHGSRKSGKMSGGGGSSSSGYPQFLRPFHPAEAALAQEQLHSGMGRFDFGGGAAGSGAGVLPAPPPPPLHPGLSVPQPSPGPSSSSSSTSTSVSASGNPPGGTAVPLVGQSDPRSLHQQFSCMLAANQYFLSGVPANSSLEQFLVQQGTHNHLGLGLGQGSSESNSSLAPPPGLHSSHSHSAPQPPQQQQQLTPHALSHPHNHSHHPHPLHPAPQPAPLGGFDFQSIPVLSSNQIASLMQQEAGLPLPLPLHLSLPKDDGAKSGEASSSSLSGGGSRRKKAMAGYLPQRKAESQAHGGAASHRHGSATSGLVGGASGSVGMSEQHHSSLLSSHSQHPSSSAVSSSSSSSSSAPSSSASASLLVDGDQHLPKTRENRGGNSSGQPESESLYHCGECGKTFTHLSSLRRHLRSHGVTPDTQSRKSDCTSPSPERIFCCGDCGKRFKKRGHLIQHSVTHSENRPFICNICQKSFNRRESLTRHEKIHDEKPFRCPACGRCFRESTSLLNHAASGACGKPPRSSKNRAGSSNPSGGGGKMRLSNPNAVVPNDKYTGDYSRSRYPGQASYDDDYRRSQASSLYTPDAALSGDMSNQTLRKAPLAPTLHPHPQSQQQQQQQHHHQQPHLPLSSLLDDSEDEVTSSAMSAIAAAAAASCDINTEGRDGERRDIIGGLLGGLGFGNLGGPSSSQSINGSTVPLSHHSQLHAKPRRPRKPREKRDPDSVVRRRRGPAQPGDGTERPYGCQLCGKRFRRAETLRRHNRVHTGEKPHACDICGKMFREPFHLTKHLTVHSGQKNYKCNLCGKMFAYAQSLVRHGKLHRRGEIDNQGRRVKGAANAAAAAAIGQVSNQGNSDFFSSCSQEEKSPTSGTPSQRLYTCTVCWKSFRHYFHLTAHQQTVHGGGVGLEKSFRCEVCGKSFAYSNSLVRHKLSQHGIDRNGQRVNHSQPPGYSPAFYDSGSGYVQHVASQAPAPPAQPQDPQHPFHYRPKKQSESTRKGRKKKRRVVIHSIMRDGKLVGVPLSKETRRKLMLLRKRRGRLLAQINKKKLLAQLRVRGGVSVVRSWSGGAVKVSGLLSMDVAVKRFPCPVCPSATYARRGFLLLHRAVRHPPGTSGRRARLHCTVCARRSGSLLKALKHRGRHLKRATFRCHKCRRRFWNPRLLERHKFSCRAPALGGRWADGEWAPARMKSSPSSHGDRPPAHLPLPALVPHERSSVLTEYAN; from the coding sequence ATGTTCCAGTTCAGCAAGTACCCCATGGAGATCCTGGAGATGCTGAGCGGACACCAGGCGCATCAGTTCAAGGGTCTGGGCTTAGAGCGTCAGCTGAGCCACCAGCAGCAAGTGCAGCTTCAGCATCAGCAGGTGCAGCTTCAGCAGCAGCACCAGTCCCCCGCCGACACGTCCGGGGGTCTGCTGTCGGGCCTCGGCCTGGGGACCCTGCCCGCCTCCCGGAGTAACGCCTTTGCCGACTCCTCCTCCCTGTTCGCCAAGATGGGCGCCCCTCCCCCATCCATCTCGCACCAGAGTCAGTCGTCGTCCTcgtcttcgtcgtcgtcgtcgacTCACGGCTCCAGGAAGTCCGGCAAGatgagcggcggcggcgggagcTCCTCGTCGGGATATCCGCAGTTCCTGCGACCGTTCCACCCGGCCGAGGCGGCGCTGGCGCAGGAGCAGCTGCACTCTGGAATGGGACGCTTTGACTTTGGCGGGGGGGCCGCTGGCAGCGGTGCCGGGGTACTCCCCGCGCCCCCCCCTCCTCCGCTGCATCCCGGCCTGTCGGTGCCGCAGCCCTCCCCCggaccctcctcctcctcttcgtctaCCTCCACCTCCGTGTCGGCCTCCGGCAACCCCCCCGGCGGCACGGCGGTGCCCTTGGTGGGCCAGTCGGACCCCCGCAGCCTCCACCAGCAGTTCAGCTGCATGCTCGCCGCCAACCAATACTTCCTGTCGGGAGTACCCGCCAACAGCAGCCTGGAGCAGTTCCTGGTCCAGCAGGGCACTCACAACCACTTGGGTCTGGGTCTCGGCCAGGGGTCCTCCGAGTCCAACTCGTCTTTGGCCCCGCCCCCCGGCCTGCACTCCTCCCACAGCCACTCGGCCCCGCAACccccgcagcagcagcagcagctgacCCCTCACGCCTTATCTCACCCCCACAACCACTCCCACCACCCTCACCCGCTGCACCCGGCCCCCCAGCCCGCCCCCCTGGGGGGGTTCGATTTTCAGAGCATTCCCGTCCTGTCGTCCAATCAAATTGCTTCCCTCATGCAGCAGGAAGCGGgcctccccctccccctgccCCTCCACTTGTCCCTCCCCAAAGATGACGGCGCCaagtcgggggaggcctcgtccTCGTCGCTTTCTGGCGGCGGAAGCAGGCGGAAAAAAGCCATGGCGGGATACCTGCCGCAGAGGAAGGCGGAGAGTCAGGCTCACGGCGGCGCGGCGAGCCATCGTCACGGCTCGGCCACCTCGGGCCTGGTCGGAGGAGCCTCCGGGAGCGTCGGCATGAGCGAGCAGCACCATTCGTCTCTTCTCTCGTCGCATTCGCAACACCCGTCGTCCTCCgccgtctcctcctcctcctcctcctcttcgtccgccccgtcctcctccgcctccgcctcctTGCTGGTAGACGGCGACCAGCACTTGCCCAAAACCAGAGAAAACCGCGGCGGAAACTCGTCGGGGCAACCCGAATCGGAATCCCTCTATCACTGCGGAGAGTGCGGGAAAACCTTCACGCATCTCTCCAGCCTGCGGCGGCACCTGCGCAGCCACGGCGTGACGCCCGACACCCAAAGCAGGAAGTCGGACTGCACGTCGCCGAGTCCGGAGAGGATCTTCTGCTGCGGCGACTGCGGGAAAAGGTTCAAGAAGCGAGGGCACCTGATCCAACACAGCGTCACGCACTCGGAGAACCGGCCGTTCATTTGCAACATTTGCCAGAAGTCCTTCAACCGCCGCGAGTCGCTCACACGGCACGAGAAGATCCACGACGAAAAGCCGTTCCGCTGCCCGGCGTGTGGACGCTGCTTCCGCGAAAGCACCTCCCTCCTCAACCACGCCGCCTCGGGCGCCTGTGGAAAACCTCCTCGGAGTTCTAAGAACCGCGCCGGCTCGTCCAAcccgagcggcggcggcggcaaaaTGCGGCTTTCGAATCCTAACGCCGTCGTTCCCAACGATAAATACACCGGCGACTACTCGAGAAGTCGCTACCCCGGCCAGGCGTCCTACGACGACGACTACAGGCGCTCGCAGGCGTCGTCGCTCTACACGCCGGACGCCGCCCTCTCTGGGGACATGAGCAACCAAACGCTTCGGAAGGCGCCATTAGCGCCAACCCTTCACCCCCACCCGCAgagtcagcagcagcagcagcagcagcaccaccaCCAGCAGCCGCACCTTCCTCTCTCCTCCCTATTGGACGATTCTGAGGACGAGGTCACCAGCAGCGCCATGTCGGCCATCGCTGCTGCGGCGGCGGCCTCGTGCGACATCAACACTGAAGGCAGGGACGGAGAAAGAAGGGACATCATCGGGGGTCTGCTGGGGGGTTTGGGGTTCGGTAACCTGGGCGGGCCGTCGTCCTCGCAGAGTATCAACGGGTCCACCGTGCCGTTGTCGCACCACAGCCAGCTGCACGCCAAGCCCCGGAGGCCCCGCAAGCCCCGAGAGAAGCGAGACCCCGACTCCGTCGTCAGGAGGCGGCGTGGTCCCGCGCAGCCCGGCGACGGCACGGAGCGGCCCTACGGGTGTCAGCTCTGCGGCAAGCGCTTCCGGCGGGCCGAGACGCTGCGGCGCCACAATCGGGtccacacgggcgagaagccTCACGCCTGCGACATTTGTGGCAAAATGTTCCGAGAACCTTTCCACCTCACCAAACATCTGACGGTGCACTCGGGCCAGAAGAACTACAAGTGCAACCTGTGCGGGAAAATGTTCGCCTACGCTCAGAGCCTCGTCAGACACGGCAAGCTGCACCGCAGGGGCGAGATCGACAACCAGGGCAGAAGAGTCAAAGGAGCCGccaacgccgccgccgccgctgccatCGGACAGGTCTCCAACCAGGGAAACTCTGACTTTTTCTCGTCTTGCTCCCAAGAGGAGAAGTCGCCCACGTCCGGGACCCCCTCCCAGAGGCTCTACACCTGCACGGTGTGCTGGAAATCCTTCCGCCATTATTTCCATCTGACGGCGCACCAGCAGACGGTGCACGGCGGCGGCGTGGGCCTGGAGAAGTCGTTTCGCTGCGAAGTTTGCGGTAAATCCTTCGCCTACTCCAACAGCCTGGTGCGCCACAAGCTCTCGCAGCACGGCATCGACCGCAACGGCCAGCGGGTCAACCATTCGCAACCGCCCGGTTACTCGCCCGCCTTCTACGACTCGGGCTCCGGGTACGTGCAGCACGTGGCCAGCCAGGCCCCCGCGCCGCCCGCTCAGCCGCAAGACCCTCAACACCCGTTTCACTACCGGCCCAAAAAGCAGTCGGAGAGTACCAGAAAAGGgcgcaagaagaagaggcgggTGGTGATCCACAGCATCATGAGGGACGGGAAGCTGGTGGGCGTCCCGCTCAGCAAGGAAACGCGCAGGAAGTTGATGCtgctgaggaagaggaggggccGACTGCTGGCTCAGATCAACAAGAAGAAGCTCCTGGCGCAGTTGAGGGTACGCGGAGGCGTGTCGGTGGTCAGGTCCTGGTCCGGGGGCGCCGTCAAAGTCAGCGGACTGCTGTCCATGGACGTCGCCGTCAAGCGCTTCCCGTGCCCCGTCTGCCCGAGCGCCACCTACGCCAGGAGGGGCTTCCTGCTGCTGCACCGCGCCGTCCGGCACCCGCCCGGGACTTCGGGTCGCCGCGCCCGTCTGCACTGCACCGTTTGCGCGCGGCGCAGCGGCAGCCTGCTCAAAGCCCTCAAACACCGCGGGCGGCACCTCAAGCGCGCCACCTTCCGCTGCCACAAATGCCGACGCCGCTTCTGGAACCCGCGGCTCCTGGAGAGACACAAGTTCTCGTGCCGGGCCCCCGCTTTGGGGGGACGGTGGGCCGACGGCGAATGGGCGCCCGCGAGGATGAAGTCGTCCCCGTCGTCCCACGGCGACCGCCCGCCGGCGCACCTACCTCTGCCGGCTCTGGTCCCGCACGAGAGGTCGTCGGTTCTGACTGAGTACGCTAATTAA